From one Acidobacteriota bacterium genomic stretch:
- the glk gene encoding glucokinase, which yields MILAGDVGGTKVHLALYDFTGGQLHPLRDQKFPAHQFNSLDEIVNKFLSGDANTPATQRDAILSACFGLPGPVRDGRLKLTNLPWTLDVRDLSRSLSIQHVFLINDLEANGYGIPELAADRIYTLHEGDANATGHRGLVSAGTGLGEALLIWDGKKHNPIPSEGGHCDFAARSNREIAMLEYLRSKLKGRVSFERVVSGLGIKNIYEFLRDVEKINEPKWLCDRMAAEDPNVVIGECAEDGSSSLCFETMKSFASAYGAEAGNLALKALAVGGIYLGGGIAPKRLKTMQNGFFMQAFLDKGRMSPLLQSIPVRIILDDSCALLGAAAYAEARAAEICGVSERAASLC from the coding sequence ATGATTCTTGCTGGTGATGTTGGCGGAACGAAGGTCCACCTTGCACTCTACGATTTCACCGGCGGTCAACTTCATCCGCTGCGAGACCAGAAATTTCCGGCTCACCAGTTCAATTCACTGGATGAGATCGTCAATAAATTTCTTAGCGGCGACGCAAACACGCCGGCGACGCAGCGAGATGCAATTCTTTCGGCGTGCTTCGGTCTCCCCGGGCCTGTGCGCGATGGGCGGCTTAAGCTGACCAACCTGCCATGGACGCTCGACGTGCGCGACCTGTCACGCTCGCTGTCGATCCAGCACGTCTTCCTGATCAACGACCTCGAGGCGAACGGCTACGGAATTCCGGAGCTTGCTGCGGACAGGATCTACACGCTTCACGAAGGCGATGCGAATGCGACAGGTCATCGCGGACTCGTGTCGGCTGGCACAGGTCTTGGTGAAGCTCTGTTGATATGGGATGGCAAGAAGCATAACCCGATCCCATCGGAGGGCGGTCACTGCGACTTTGCGGCGCGTTCCAATCGAGAGATTGCGATGCTCGAATACCTGCGCAGCAAATTGAAGGGGCGTGTGAGCTTCGAGCGAGTGGTTTCGGGTCTTGGGATCAAGAACATTTACGAGTTTCTACGCGACGTTGAGAAGATCAACGAGCCGAAGTGGCTGTGCGACCGCATGGCTGCGGAAGATCCGAATGTCGTTATTGGAGAGTGCGCGGAGGATGGCTCCAGCTCTCTCTGCTTCGAGACGATGAAGAGCTTCGCTTCGGCATACGGCGCGGAGGCGGGCAATCTGGCCCTGAAGGCCCTGGCTGTTGGGGGAATCTACCTCGGCGGAGGCATCGCTCCGAAGCGATTGAAGACGATGCAGAACGGCTTCTTCATGCAGGCGTTTCTCGATAAAGGCCGGATGTCGCCGCTGCTTCAGTCGATACCGGTCCGAATCATCCTGGACGATTCGTGCGCTCTGCTTGGCGCTGCGGCCTACGCCGAGGCGCGCGCCGCCGAGATATGCGGCGTGTCGGAACGGGCGGCTTCACTGTGCTAG
- a CDS encoding M1 family metallopeptidase — MFLKNRRCRLLFALTAFIFTEGSNLHAQRLPEGIHPEHYSLTLTPDLAKATFAGEEIIDVVLDQPARAVTLNAAEIEFLSVNAGSQRAEVSLDKDKEQATFIFAKPLAAGRVRLAISYTGILNDKLRGFYLSKTKKRNYAVTQFEPTDARRAFPSFDEPALKATYDITLVVDAGDTAISNTEIVSDKPGPVAGKHTISFATTPKMSTYLVAFLVGDFKCTTGKADGVPIRGCATPDKVDMTRFAVESAEYILPYYNKYFGIKYPMPKLDMVALPDFEAGAMENFGCITYRETDLLVDAKTGAIPAKKRVAVVVAHEMAHQWFGDMVTMQWWDNLWLNEGFASWMETKPVAKWKPEWNFPQDDARDLDATLNLDSQPTTRTIRARAETPDEINEMFDGIAYGKAGAVLGMVENYLGEEVFRQGVHNYLAAHLYANATAEDFWNAQTATSHQPVDRIMQSFVTQPGVPLLTFSQHDSNGTPLTQSRFFLSNAGKSGTAQQWTLPVCVKTAGKPLCQVVASGETMLPLPVGTSMPFFYANAGAKGYYRTVYTSDQLAAITARVETGLSAPERISLIGDRWALIRSGQGTAGQFLDLVLALKNDSSGMVMETALDKVKSIYARIATSSDRERLAEVLRREFAPGYAALGKPSKSESYDRQQLRAELMSLLGLAKDPDVLAEAKELANRAYGPGAKKDRGLDPILANEAIAITAANGDAEFYEKVMAASKDQSDPGAQADALRTLALFREPSLVTRTLDYAVSGQVRNQDSWIPMTMLLTGLNTREQTWTYIQKNWDKVHAQFTTNSGGRIVGAAGSFCSAEKRDEVASFFATHKVDAAERTLAKALDNINDCVHLRSAQEPSLHQWLAVQAKR; from the coding sequence ATGTTTCTGAAGAACCGTCGTTGCCGCCTCCTGTTTGCTCTAACTGCATTCATATTTACTGAAGGCTCAAACCTTCATGCTCAGCGCTTGCCTGAAGGCATTCATCCCGAACACTACTCTCTGACGCTTACACCCGATCTGGCGAAGGCGACGTTTGCGGGCGAAGAGATAATCGATGTCGTGCTGGACCAGCCTGCCAGGGCGGTCACCTTGAATGCGGCCGAGATCGAATTTCTTTCGGTGAACGCGGGGTCTCAGCGGGCGGAGGTTTCGCTCGATAAGGACAAGGAGCAGGCGACGTTCATCTTTGCCAAACCATTGGCTGCGGGAAGGGTCAGGCTCGCAATCAGCTATACGGGCATTCTGAACGACAAGCTGCGCGGGTTCTATCTTTCGAAGACAAAGAAGCGCAACTACGCTGTCACTCAGTTTGAGCCTACCGATGCGCGCCGCGCCTTTCCGAGCTTCGACGAGCCTGCCTTGAAGGCAACCTATGACATCACGCTGGTCGTCGATGCGGGAGATACAGCGATCTCGAATACGGAGATCGTCTCCGACAAGCCCGGTCCTGTTGCGGGAAAGCATACGATCAGTTTTGCGACAACGCCAAAGATGTCGACCTACCTTGTAGCGTTTCTTGTGGGTGACTTCAAATGCACGACAGGCAAGGCCGATGGCGTGCCGATACGAGGGTGCGCCACGCCTGACAAAGTGGATATGACGAGGTTCGCTGTGGAGAGCGCAGAATACATCCTGCCTTACTACAACAAGTACTTCGGCATTAAGTATCCGATGCCAAAGCTCGACATGGTTGCGCTGCCCGATTTCGAAGCCGGCGCGATGGAGAACTTCGGGTGCATTACCTATCGCGAAACCGACCTTCTGGTTGATGCGAAGACCGGGGCCATTCCCGCGAAAAAACGGGTTGCTGTCGTTGTTGCGCATGAGATGGCGCACCAGTGGTTCGGAGACATGGTGACGATGCAGTGGTGGGACAACCTCTGGCTCAACGAGGGGTTTGCGTCATGGATGGAGACCAAGCCGGTTGCGAAATGGAAGCCGGAGTGGAACTTCCCACAAGACGATGCGCGCGACCTGGATGCAACGCTGAACCTCGATTCGCAGCCGACGACACGCACGATCCGGGCTCGTGCAGAGACACCGGACGAGATCAACGAGATGTTCGACGGCATCGCTTATGGCAAGGCGGGGGCAGTGCTGGGTATGGTGGAGAATTACCTGGGCGAAGAGGTCTTTCGCCAGGGAGTGCACAATTATCTCGCTGCCCACCTTTACGCCAATGCGACGGCAGAGGATTTCTGGAATGCGCAGACTGCAACCTCGCATCAGCCTGTCGATCGCATCATGCAGAGCTTCGTCACGCAGCCCGGCGTTCCCTTGCTGACATTTTCACAACATGATTCAAACGGGACACCGCTGACTCAAAGCCGGTTCTTCCTGTCGAACGCAGGCAAGAGCGGCACGGCGCAGCAGTGGACGCTTCCAGTATGCGTGAAGACGGCAGGCAAACCTCTTTGCCAGGTCGTTGCGTCGGGCGAGACGATGCTTCCTTTACCGGTGGGCACGTCGATGCCGTTCTTCTATGCAAACGCCGGAGCGAAAGGTTACTACCGCACGGTCTACACCTCAGACCAGCTTGCGGCGATTACAGCAAGAGTTGAAACGGGTCTTTCGGCGCCGGAGCGTATCAGCCTGATCGGCGACAGGTGGGCGCTGATCCGTTCGGGTCAGGGAACAGCAGGCCAGTTCCTCGACCTTGTGCTTGCGCTTAAGAACGATTCAAGCGGCATGGTGATGGAAACGGCGCTCGACAAAGTGAAGTCGATCTATGCGCGCATTGCGACATCGAGCGACCGCGAACGGCTCGCAGAAGTGCTGCGCAGAGAGTTCGCGCCGGGCTATGCTGCGCTCGGTAAACCGTCGAAGAGTGAATCGTACGATCGTCAGCAGCTACGTGCCGAGTTGATGAGTCTTCTCGGACTCGCGAAAGATCCTGATGTTCTTGCCGAAGCGAAGGAACTGGCGAACCGCGCCTATGGTCCCGGGGCAAAGAAGGACCGTGGACTCGATCCTATCCTGGCCAATGAAGCCATTGCCATTACCGCGGCCAACGGCGATGCGGAGTTCTATGAGAAGGTCATGGCGGCGAGTAAAGACCAGAGCGATCCAGGCGCGCAGGCCGATGCCTTGCGTACTCTTGCGCTCTTCCGCGAACCGTCTTTGGTGACGAGGACGCTCGACTATGCAGTCTCAGGCCAGGTGCGCAACCAGGATAGCTGGATACCTATGACGATGCTCCTGACCGGTCTCAATACCCGTGAGCAGACGTGGACATATATCCAGAAGAACTGGGACAAGGTGCATGCCCAGTTCACAACAAACTCCGGCGGGCGGATTGTTGGAGCAGCGGGCAGCTTCTGCTCCGCTGAGAAGCGCGACGAGGTTGCATCCTTCTTCGCAACGCACAAGGTAGATGCAGCAGAACGCACGCTGGCCAAGGCGCTCGACAATATCAACGACTGCGTGCATCTCCGCTCTGCTCAGGAACCCAGCCTGCATCAGTGGCTCGCGGTGCAGGCAAAGCGGTGA
- a CDS encoding MFS transporter: protein MSSQTEVTAARPSAVRLWAPAISMTLLGLLSYVDRSVLAILSPTILADLHLSATQYGYAILVFSLCYMVSNPIWGLWMDRAGLWVTTLIAVLVWSLASGSHGLMMGFAGMCLARGVLGFGEGATFPAGLKTVTETLPAEKRSFGLGIAYSGSSLGAAITPLIITPIAMRWGWRAAFAVTSLFGLAWICLWFALKRSGLYATPAASPRGGAILEDRPPSSRWSRDLFAAAAAYGLGAAPLAFGLYAAPLYLTHVLHLSQASLGHLLWLPPAGWEAGYLIFGRLADRRRGSATLQGMPLKRPGIVFLMLSAASLPIVSAPALARTAYPVAGIVALFFFEMFIAGGFVVFALSDGMAVLPKRNSAFLAGICISAWALVTGVLMPAIGYLFDHLRYAMAFWMVGCMPLVGMSLWRLLRTNAPDASNV, encoded by the coding sequence GTGAGTTCGCAGACGGAAGTAACGGCCGCACGTCCGTCGGCGGTGCGATTGTGGGCGCCTGCAATCTCAATGACGCTGCTGGGCCTGCTGAGCTACGTCGATCGTAGCGTGCTTGCGATCCTGAGCCCGACGATCCTTGCCGATCTTCATCTTTCTGCGACGCAGTACGGCTACGCCATTCTGGTCTTCAGCCTCTGCTATATGGTCTCCAATCCCATCTGGGGGCTTTGGATGGACCGTGCGGGCCTCTGGGTCACAACGCTGATTGCCGTGCTGGTGTGGTCGCTTGCTTCAGGTAGCCATGGGCTGATGATGGGCTTCGCTGGAATGTGTCTTGCGCGCGGCGTGCTTGGCTTTGGCGAGGGCGCGACCTTTCCGGCGGGCCTGAAGACGGTTACCGAGACACTGCCCGCGGAGAAGCGTTCCTTTGGGTTGGGCATTGCTTATAGCGGCAGTTCGCTTGGCGCGGCGATCACGCCGCTGATCATCACGCCGATAGCCATGCGCTGGGGCTGGCGCGCGGCATTTGCGGTCACCTCGTTGTTTGGGCTTGCGTGGATATGCCTGTGGTTCGCATTGAAGAGGAGTGGATTGTACGCAACACCGGCGGCGAGTCCCAGGGGCGGAGCAATCCTGGAAGATCGGCCGCCTTCATCGCGTTGGAGCCGCGATCTCTTCGCAGCGGCAGCCGCGTACGGCCTGGGAGCCGCGCCGCTGGCGTTTGGCTTGTATGCGGCGCCGCTGTATCTCACACATGTTCTTCATCTCAGCCAGGCATCGCTAGGGCATCTGCTATGGCTGCCACCGGCTGGGTGGGAGGCCGGCTATCTGATCTTTGGCCGTCTGGCAGACCGCAGGCGCGGGTCTGCCACATTGCAGGGTATGCCTCTCAAGCGTCCGGGTATCGTCTTTCTGATGCTGTCTGCGGCCAGCCTACCCATTGTGTCTGCTCCTGCTCTCGCGAGAACAGCCTACCCCGTTGCAGGCATCGTGGCCCTCTTCTTCTTCGAGATGTTCATCGCTGGCGGCTTTGTGGTCTTCGCCCTTTCTGACGGCATGGCAGTCCTTCCGAAACGGAACTCCGCGTTTCTAGCGGGCATCTGTATCTCGGCCTGGGCACTGGTTACCGGTGTCCTGATGCCGGCAATCGGTTACCTCTTTGATCATCTTCGCTATGCAATGGCGTTTTGGATGGTGGGTTGCATGCCGCTGGTAGGGATGTCCCTTTGGCGGCTTCTCCGAACGAACGCGCCGGACGCTTCAAATGTTTGA
- a CDS encoding PExPT-CTERM protein, translating into MKKLFLLLGFTIFLSAALPLHAQGGEITSGTCDNSPENPTIVLAVVGSAGAFLASARARMKARRNMSTTNETNG; encoded by the coding sequence ATGAAGAAACTATTCCTGCTTCTCGGCTTCACTATCTTCCTTTCGGCAGCCCTCCCGCTCCATGCCCAGGGTGGAGAGATCACTAGTGGGACCTGCGACAACTCCCCGGAAAACCCAACGATTGTTCTTGCTGTTGTCGGTTCGGCTGGCGCCTTCCTCGCTTCGGCGCGTGCACGCATGAAGGCTCGCCGCAACATGAGCACCACTAACGAAACGAACGGGTAG
- the xrtJ gene encoding exosortase J, protein MSTIPATDLRPHLSPWARRLSPPQTAWLAAGLAVLGLCSLRSTIGLLWYIWTTDALKSIGMLIPVVSFVLIMRAWRTLEWEMEGSWWGLAILVAAVGAVQFRERAILILVLSPQWNIYLPPHSLVAFGYTAGVVLLFGGTRLFRAALFPIALMWFVNPIPHIFNVLVDLPLQRVSAHVARAFAMALGQPLSPDQMRLMFTPSYGMFIAPGCNGIRGAVTMGFVALVAGYVCRFRWKSHAAVVAGAVLLGYVFNFARLCLLVIYYIIGLHLPRLQNKAKLADYIIGACLFLLATQILFFVIQKLGSKAKQPDPQPGAAVAATANSAFFLRFRLAVMAVIAFFGCYGTARAVIHDIATDPSQTRTSATSQGVFPEHIGTYTLVRTWNENLVTGPLLFHWAEYAAAGEGTHISVGVSPEIGSHDTLICHSARGEDPLWKDQLNISMANKQAVSFSASLYNNGAIQYLEATTICSGSHCGEYSSDRRSFGLVYSKPDTHALLSQDPQRSIPILLKAETLDTRSLPEDAQKQLSADIKNFLGQTDLDVLVGPYRR, encoded by the coding sequence ATGTCAACCATTCCGGCGACCGACCTTCGCCCACATCTATCTCCATGGGCCCGGCGGCTTTCGCCGCCTCAGACCGCGTGGCTCGCAGCGGGCCTCGCGGTCCTCGGTCTATGCAGTCTGCGATCGACAATAGGTTTGCTGTGGTACATCTGGACCACGGACGCGCTCAAGTCGATCGGTATGCTCATCCCCGTGGTCAGCTTTGTGCTGATCATGAGGGCGTGGCGGACGCTTGAGTGGGAGATGGAAGGAAGCTGGTGGGGGCTGGCAATCCTGGTTGCGGCGGTTGGCGCGGTTCAATTCCGCGAGCGGGCGATTCTGATCCTTGTGCTCAGTCCGCAATGGAACATTTACCTTCCTCCGCACTCGCTTGTTGCCTTCGGCTACACCGCAGGTGTTGTGCTCTTGTTTGGAGGGACCCGTCTTTTTCGAGCGGCGCTCTTCCCCATCGCGTTGATGTGGTTCGTCAACCCGATCCCTCATATCTTTAACGTCCTTGTCGATCTGCCGTTGCAGCGCGTCTCCGCGCATGTAGCGCGCGCCTTTGCCATGGCATTAGGTCAACCGCTTTCGCCCGATCAGATGCGCCTGATGTTCACGCCGAGCTACGGAATGTTTATCGCTCCGGGCTGCAACGGGATTCGCGGCGCCGTTACGATGGGCTTCGTTGCGCTGGTTGCCGGCTACGTCTGCCGTTTTCGCTGGAAGTCCCATGCGGCCGTGGTTGCCGGCGCTGTGCTGCTTGGGTATGTCTTCAACTTCGCGCGGCTCTGCCTGCTTGTCATCTACTACATCATTGGGCTTCATCTCCCACGACTACAAAACAAGGCGAAGCTGGCGGACTACATCATTGGGGCGTGCCTGTTTCTGCTTGCCACGCAGATTCTGTTTTTCGTCATCCAGAAACTGGGCAGCAAAGCCAAGCAGCCTGACCCGCAACCCGGCGCAGCGGTTGCGGCCACTGCAAACTCCGCGTTCTTCCTGCGCTTTCGCCTGGCGGTGATGGCGGTTATCGCGTTCTTCGGCTGCTACGGCACCGCGCGCGCGGTGATCCACGATATCGCCACAGACCCTTCGCAGACACGTACGAGCGCGACTTCGCAAGGCGTCTTCCCGGAACACATCGGCACCTACACCCTGGTGCGGACGTGGAATGAGAACCTGGTGACCGGTCCGCTACTGTTTCATTGGGCAGAGTATGCGGCCGCAGGTGAAGGAACGCACATATCTGTTGGCGTCTCGCCAGAGATTGGTTCGCACGATACGCTGATCTGCCACTCTGCACGCGGCGAAGACCCTTTGTGGAAAGACCAGCTCAACATCTCAATGGCAAATAAACAGGCCGTGAGCTTCAGTGCATCTCTCTATAACAACGGGGCCATTCAGTATCTTGAGGCAACGACAATATGCAGTGGATCTCATTGTGGCGAGTATTCGAGCGACCGTCGCAGCTTTGGGCTGGTCTACAGCAAGCCTGATACGCATGCCCTTCTGTCGCAAGATCCGCAACGCTCTATCCCCATTCTTCTGAAGGCAGAAACCCTCGACACAAGATCGCTTCCAGAGGACGCTCAAAAGCAGTTGAGTGCTGACATAAAGAACTTTTTGGGTCAGACTGACCTGGATGTGCTTGTCGGTCCTTACAGACGCTAG
- a CDS encoding NHL repeat-containing protein → MKSTQRTLALFVPFTLSSILFLTGCGAGVISDPPVTPPPVTTVSVLVSGKVLAGTQPVAGASVQIYSAGASGNGAGASALLATPVTTDATGAFAITSGLTCSSATPMVYLVARGGKVGVGATNDAIALAAAVGDCTKLSTTTTTAFTVNEVTTVAFTWALSQFLSTGGNVGASSTNALGLANAFATAANLVDASQGKAPGATFPSTSKSPAPKINSLANMFNGCVAATGASACNSLFGAMTGSSPAPSNTLDAAFWMARNPGVNVAGLYSLSVSSTAFTPVLSFAPYDWTIAINFTGGGMNAPTGIGVDSQGNIWVASYWGGASKFTPTGSPVFASGITGNGLQSSFGLAIDSQNNVWIPNGDSAAGINGKLGSVTVLNSNGQAISGPNGYISGGLNFPVAVALDTNGTASVLNFRNSRVTQLSSAGTPLSGATGYGAQSMAFIVSIAIDSNHNAWIGNQNDETVTRLSADGTQSLGVSCCSGPQGLAIDQRGYIWASNFYADSVSQISSAGTVVSPGYTGGGLTKPQGIAVDGSGSVWVASRTNVAGIAYPALTQFAGSATTSPGKVLSPASGWLLDGGMLQPYSIAIDASGNVWVTNFTNDAKYANSNSIVELVGMAAPVKTPVIGPPQAP, encoded by the coding sequence ATGAAGTCCACACAGCGCACACTGGCTCTTTTTGTCCCCTTCACCTTAAGCAGCATCCTGTTTCTTACCGGGTGTGGCGCAGGGGTGATCTCCGATCCTCCCGTAACGCCGCCGCCTGTAACCACGGTCTCGGTGCTTGTTTCGGGGAAGGTGCTGGCCGGGACACAGCCTGTTGCCGGAGCGAGCGTGCAGATTTACTCCGCAGGAGCTTCTGGAAACGGGGCGGGGGCCAGCGCTCTGCTTGCAACACCTGTCACAACAGATGCAACTGGCGCTTTTGCGATTACTTCAGGTCTCACCTGTTCTTCTGCTACGCCGATGGTCTATCTGGTTGCTCGCGGAGGAAAGGTGGGTGTGGGCGCCACGAACGATGCCATCGCTCTTGCCGCAGCCGTGGGCGATTGTACGAAGCTCTCGACGACGACAACAACGGCCTTCACGGTGAATGAAGTCACGACCGTCGCGTTTACCTGGGCCTTGTCGCAGTTTCTTTCGACAGGCGGCAATGTTGGCGCAAGTTCTACGAACGCTCTCGGTCTTGCGAACGCGTTTGCGACTGCCGCGAATCTGGTCGATGCGTCGCAAGGAAAGGCTCCTGGCGCCACGTTCCCATCCACTAGTAAATCGCCTGCTCCGAAGATCAATTCGCTGGCCAATATGTTCAACGGCTGTGTTGCGGCAACTGGGGCCAGCGCCTGCAACTCTTTGTTCGGTGCCATGACGGGAAGCTCGCCGGCTCCATCGAACACGCTGGACGCAGCGTTCTGGATGGCTCGCAATCCCGGCGTCAATGTTGCGGGGCTCTATTCTCTGTCGGTTTCCAGTACGGCATTCACTCCTGTGCTTTCTTTCGCACCTTATGACTGGACCATTGCAATCAATTTCACAGGCGGAGGGATGAATGCTCCGACAGGTATCGGTGTCGACAGCCAGGGCAACATATGGGTTGCGAGCTATTGGGGAGGAGCTTCAAAGTTTACTCCAACAGGATCGCCAGTCTTTGCTTCGGGAATTACCGGTAACGGACTGCAATCGTCGTTTGGCCTGGCCATAGATAGTCAGAACAATGTCTGGATCCCAAATGGCGATAGCGCTGCTGGGATCAATGGCAAGCTTGGTTCTGTAACCGTATTGAACTCGAATGGGCAGGCGATCTCGGGCCCAAATGGTTATATCTCCGGCGGCTTGAACTTTCCCGTTGCCGTTGCGCTGGATACAAATGGTACGGCGTCGGTTCTCAACTTCCGCAACTCTCGGGTCACGCAGCTGTCCAGTGCAGGCACTCCACTTTCAGGCGCAACGGGCTATGGTGCACAGTCAATGGCATTCATTGTTTCGATCGCAATCGATTCCAACCACAATGCCTGGATCGGCAACCAGAATGACGAAACGGTGACTCGTCTCTCTGCCGATGGGACTCAATCGCTGGGTGTCTCCTGTTGTAGTGGCCCACAAGGACTCGCAATCGATCAGCGTGGCTATATTTGGGCTTCAAACTTTTACGCCGATAGCGTTAGCCAGATCTCCAGCGCCGGGACAGTTGTTTCTCCCGGTTATACCGGCGGAGGCCTCACGAAGCCGCAGGGCATTGCTGTCGATGGCTCGGGTTCGGTCTGGGTTGCAAGCCGTACGAACGTCGCTGGAATCGCATACCCTGCCCTGACGCAGTTTGCAGGCTCCGCAACAACATCTCCCGGCAAGGTCCTCTCGCCGGCTTCCGGCTGGCTGCTCGATGGCGGCATGTTACAGCCCTACTCGATTGCGATCGATGCCAGCGGCAATGTGTGGGTGACGAACTTCACCAACGATGCGAAGTATGCCAACAGCAACTCGATCGTCGAGCTGGTGGGAATGGCTGCTCCGGTAAAGACGCCCGTGATCGGGCCTCCGCAGGCTCCCTAG